The Alteromonas stellipolaris genome includes a region encoding these proteins:
- the nagZ gene encoding beta-N-acetylhexosaminidase yields MLDCQAERLLPEEKEKLAHPVVGGVILFSRNFYDCEQLTQLVKEIRESANRPLLIAVDHEGGRVQRFREGFTKLPAMGKLTGLVQAQAAGKDIHWTELPEEEQDVEETVVNQATLELAKACGTIMAHELKQIDIDFSFAPVLDINGVSQVIGDRAFAETAEKVIPLASALIEGLQVANMPAIGKHFPGHGSVAPDSHVALPIDERPLEEIKQTDMVVFERLISKQLLDGVMPAHVIYSQVDSKPAGFSEHWLQKILKQDLGFNGAVFSDDLSMHGASVAGNYVDRAQAALSAGCHMVLACNNPKGAESILDALPHSTDSFEALTSLYGRKPAVHASAAYKNALKVLSRYGIG; encoded by the coding sequence ATGCTTGACTGTCAGGCAGAGCGTTTATTGCCTGAAGAGAAAGAAAAACTAGCACATCCTGTGGTGGGCGGCGTCATACTTTTTAGCCGTAATTTTTACGATTGCGAGCAACTTACTCAGTTAGTAAAAGAAATTCGAGAAAGTGCCAATAGGCCTTTGTTAATAGCGGTAGATCACGAAGGTGGCAGGGTTCAACGTTTTCGTGAAGGGTTTACCAAGTTACCCGCTATGGGCAAGTTAACGGGGTTGGTACAGGCGCAAGCTGCGGGTAAAGATATTCACTGGACCGAGTTACCCGAAGAAGAGCAGGACGTAGAAGAGACTGTAGTCAACCAAGCCACACTAGAGTTAGCTAAAGCGTGCGGCACCATTATGGCCCATGAGCTAAAACAGATAGATATCGATTTTAGTTTTGCCCCTGTGCTTGATATTAACGGTGTATCGCAAGTGATTGGCGACAGGGCATTTGCCGAAACTGCAGAAAAGGTTATTCCACTTGCCAGTGCGCTAATAGAAGGCTTGCAAGTTGCAAACATGCCAGCTATTGGAAAACATTTTCCGGGGCATGGCAGTGTGGCTCCCGATTCTCATGTGGCATTGCCTATAGACGAAAGACCCCTTGAAGAAATTAAACAAACTGATATGGTTGTTTTTGAAAGATTAATTTCTAAACAGTTGCTAGATGGTGTAATGCCAGCGCACGTTATTTATTCTCAAGTTGATAGCAAGCCAGCCGGTTTTTCCGAACACTGGTTACAAAAAATATTAAAGCAAGACTTGGGCTTTAACGGTGCAGTGTTCTCTGATGACCTGTCTATGCACGGTGCCAGTGTTGCCGGAAATTATGTCGATCGTGCCCAAGCGGCATTATCAGCAGGTTGCCATATGGTATTGGCATGTAACAACCCGAAAGGGGCGGAATCTATTTTAGATGCGCTGCCCCATTCAACAGACTCTTTCGAGGCTTTAACCTCACTTTACGGGCGCAAACCAGCTGTGCATGCCAGTGCAGCTTATAAAAACGCATTAAAGGTGTTGTCGCGCTATGGAATCGGTTAA
- a CDS encoding penicillin acylase family protein, with product MLNWIKWLVLGAIALVVLALGGVYMALHLSLPTLDGNHASSRITAPATLARDNMGHAVINAQDKFDAAYALGFAHGQDRFFQMDLQRRSASGRLAEWVGDVALEIDKNARFHLFSKRAVKVFDSLPLTQKQLLVSYSHGVNAALDEYTVPPFEYIAAGLTLSPWQPTDSILVAFSMYLDLQGGQIEIDLARTALKETYGTPLYNFITQPSRYQAALDGSELALYHADVPPYPILPEPTSSESTPSEPVSPEPSSTDSVSGGDNIHSVAPITTEISLQTYNAEELPDIGSNNWAVTGNLTATGSGLLANDMHLGLRVPIIWYRTQLNYKDAPRATISEAYQSPDVSAVSSSVTSVSVTGVSLPGLPGVIVGTNNKVAWGFTNANLDNLDWIALADDTPTQMVDEVIVSKEVSHTYTLELSEYGPVKHVNGKRYALNWVAHHPFAVNLAIVNLGTANTVDDAIEVGKDIAIPTQNMVIVDNSGSAAWLPGGAVMNREQASFTAIDENTVTPTAPTRTTNLPVVKNPSSNRIWTANARVISADDVARLGDGGYALGARGQQIRDRLFEKDTFNENDFYAIQLDNHAQFLLPWQQLLSGLLLNDNIEFKADLAYLRKWGECACEDSVGYTLVKHFRKEVVSQLFGKILTSIDNQGVQSRSLLRGIEPAVWQLIHTQPDSWLPEGTESFDDLLVDAYRRAKHTLLDEYSPIEANMEDLRWGSVNALTVKHPFSKQIPFVGHKLNMDTVEGFGDTYMPAVQSATFGASERFFVSPGHLDDAILTLPGAQSGHPLSPFFKTGFSDYATQAATPLLPGKIIHLRQWYPKDEG from the coding sequence GTGTTAAATTGGATTAAGTGGTTGGTTTTAGGTGCAATTGCATTAGTCGTTTTAGCACTAGGTGGCGTTTATATGGCGTTGCACCTTAGTTTACCCACATTAGACGGTAACCACGCCTCGTCTCGCATTACCGCGCCCGCTACCCTTGCCCGCGACAATATGGGCCACGCCGTAATTAACGCGCAAGACAAATTCGATGCCGCATATGCCCTAGGCTTTGCCCACGGCCAAGACCGCTTCTTTCAAATGGACTTACAACGCAGAAGTGCATCGGGCCGGTTGGCTGAATGGGTAGGCGATGTTGCGCTAGAGATTGATAAAAACGCCCGCTTCCACCTGTTCTCAAAACGCGCTGTAAAAGTTTTCGACAGCCTACCATTAACCCAAAAGCAACTGCTGGTAAGTTATTCTCATGGCGTAAATGCCGCGCTAGACGAATACACCGTGCCGCCCTTCGAATATATTGCAGCAGGGTTAACACTTTCACCTTGGCAACCCACCGATAGTATTTTGGTAGCCTTCAGCATGTATTTAGATTTACAAGGCGGGCAAATTGAAATCGACTTGGCGCGCACAGCACTAAAAGAAACTTACGGTACGCCGCTATATAACTTCATCACCCAGCCTAGCCGTTATCAAGCCGCCTTAGATGGCAGTGAGTTGGCGCTTTATCATGCCGACGTACCGCCTTACCCCATATTGCCAGAGCCTACTTCATCGGAGTCTACTCCGTCTGAACCTGTTTCCCCCGAGCCTAGTTCAACTGATTCAGTATCAGGTGGCGATAATATTCATTCTGTGGCACCTATTACGACAGAAATATCACTACAAACCTACAACGCTGAAGAACTGCCTGATATAGGCAGTAACAATTGGGCAGTAACCGGTAACCTTACAGCCACAGGAAGCGGTTTACTGGCTAACGACATGCACCTAGGCTTGCGCGTTCCTATTATTTGGTACCGTACTCAGCTTAATTACAAAGACGCCCCCCGCGCTACAATAAGCGAAGCGTATCAAAGCCCTGACGTGTCGGCCGTAAGTTCATCGGTTACGAGCGTGTCGGTAACGGGGGTTTCACTTCCCGGCTTGCCTGGCGTAATTGTTGGCACTAACAACAAAGTGGCTTGGGGCTTCACGAATGCCAACCTAGACAACCTTGATTGGATAGCCCTTGCCGACGACACACCTACTCAAATGGTAGATGAAGTCATAGTAAGTAAAGAGGTATCGCATACTTACACGTTAGAGCTTAGCGAGTACGGCCCCGTTAAACACGTTAACGGTAAACGTTACGCATTAAATTGGGTGGCACATCATCCTTTTGCGGTTAACCTTGCCATTGTTAATTTAGGTACCGCCAATACCGTTGACGACGCTATAGAAGTAGGCAAAGACATTGCTATACCTACGCAAAACATGGTGATAGTAGATAATTCTGGCAGCGCAGCATGGTTACCCGGCGGCGCAGTAATGAACAGAGAACAAGCTTCATTTACTGCCATAGACGAAAACACCGTTACCCCAACCGCCCCAACTCGCACCACTAATCTACCAGTAGTGAAAAACCCAAGCAGCAACAGAATATGGACAGCCAATGCGCGGGTAATTTCCGCCGATGACGTGGCAAGATTAGGTGATGGTGGCTATGCCCTGGGTGCTAGAGGCCAGCAAATAAGAGATCGCCTTTTCGAAAAAGACACATTCAATGAAAACGATTTTTATGCTATTCAGTTAGACAATCACGCGCAATTTTTGCTTCCGTGGCAGCAGCTATTATCGGGCTTGTTATTAAACGATAATATCGAATTTAAGGCCGACCTAGCCTACTTACGTAAATGGGGGGAATGCGCGTGCGAAGACTCTGTAGGTTACACCCTAGTAAAGCATTTTCGCAAAGAAGTGGTAAGCCAATTGTTTGGTAAGATACTCACTAGCATCGATAACCAAGGCGTACAAAGCCGTTCGTTACTTCGCGGCATCGAGCCTGCCGTTTGGCAACTTATTCACACCCAGCCCGATAGCTGGCTACCTGAAGGTACTGAATCTTTTGATGATTTACTTGTAGATGCCTACCGCCGCGCAAAGCATACACTATTAGATGAATACTCGCCGATTGAAGCCAATATGGAAGACTTACGTTGGGGCAGTGTTAATGCACTTACCGTGAAGCACCCGTTCTCAAAACAAATTCCCTTTGTGGGGCACAAGCTCAATATGGATACGGTAGAAGGGTTTGGCGATACCTACATGCCAGCAGTACAGTCTGCTACTTTTGGGGCTTCTGAACGCTTTTTTGTTAGCCCCGGCC